One region of Zingiber officinale cultivar Zhangliang chromosome 7B, Zo_v1.1, whole genome shotgun sequence genomic DNA includes:
- the LOC122004533 gene encoding uncharacterized protein LOC122004533 has translation MVLRSDEVTVDSTFSNKRKIRFSLSNKDVDRHTDDSSTSQSSIKRKLAERDSLAGKQLPRRSASMAFRISVDDGNRKIKEKKEAIQDLALSSDQTSMQNQRPSKGYFYVPVGSLSKERALKKEMETQEPSEPGR, from the exons ATGGTACTGAGATCAGATGAAGTTACAGTGGACAGTACCTTTTCTAATAAACGTAAAATTAGATTTTCTTTGAGTAATAAGGATGTGGACAGACATACTGATGATAGTTCCACGTCACAATCATCAATCAAACGAAAATTAGCAGAGCGGGATTCTCTTGCTGGTAAACAACTTCCACGGAGATCAGCATCAATGGCTTTCCGGATATCTGTAGATGATGGAAacaggaaaattaaggaaaaaaaG GAGGCCATTCAGGATCTTGCGTTATCGTCAGATCAAACATCAATGCAAAATCAACGGCCTTCCAAGGGGTATTTTTATGTCCCTGTTGGTTCTCTTTCCAAAGAAAGGGCACTGAAGAAGGAAATGGAAACACAAGAGCCCAGCGAACCTGGGAGATAA